From a single Phalacrocorax aristotelis chromosome 1, bGulAri2.1, whole genome shotgun sequence genomic region:
- the SPX gene encoding spexin, which produces MKGLCKLTAPAMALFLAASFISFSWSAPQAHLQRRNWTPQAMLYLKGAQGRRFISDEGQRKDLYDRMQLETRSRNTNPLSLPEAAALFLSSLRKTQEVEDEKSDLPGYLTDNLSNW; this is translated from the exons ATGAAG GGACTGTGTAAGCTGACGGCACCTGCAATGGCACTCTTCCTGGCAGCATCCTTCATATCTTTCTCCTGGAGTGCTCCTCAG GCCCATTTGCAAAGGAGAAACTGGACTCCCCAGGCGATGCTCTATTTGAAGGGTGCAC AAGGACGTCGATTCATCTCAGACGAGGGACAGCGAAAGGATCTGTATGACAGAATGCAGCTTG AAACACGCAGCCGAAACACAAATCCTTTATCTCTTCCTGAAGCTGCAGCACTGTTCCTTAGTTCCTTACGGAAAACACAAGAAG TTGAAGACGAGAAGAGTGATCTCCCTGGCTACTTGACAGATAATCTATCAAATtggtga